From a region of the Paeniglutamicibacter cryotolerans genome:
- a CDS encoding LysM peptidoglycan-binding domain-containing protein, translated as MNRYALRDIASLAGMVGFGFVLAHSGLSLLQHLPPGFDGRQTITVPELEYLIGIAYSALGLLLLGWVLLGAIAASASVVLSRLGLTHWADSARRLAPGFMYRLLAVALGGSLVLAPAAQAAPVPPETTAAASIGPRSDPAALRDPATAKPSPGTGLDSIPGPGWQPQHVSLPLKRLLGGSTRDPDSRQVVVRRGDSLWTLAQRELGQDARMADVARAWPRWYETNRRTVGPDPDLLEIGTVLEIPARQRPEDAH; from the coding sequence ATGAATCGTTACGCGCTGCGCGACATCGCCTCGCTGGCCGGCATGGTCGGATTCGGGTTTGTCCTGGCCCACAGCGGCCTTTCGCTGCTCCAACACCTCCCGCCTGGTTTCGATGGCAGGCAGACCATCACCGTGCCGGAACTCGAATACCTCATCGGCATCGCCTATTCAGCACTGGGACTGCTGTTGCTGGGCTGGGTCCTGCTGGGAGCCATCGCCGCGTCGGCATCGGTCGTCCTGTCCCGCCTGGGACTCACGCATTGGGCCGACTCCGCCAGGCGGCTCGCCCCGGGCTTCATGTACCGGCTCCTCGCCGTTGCGCTGGGCGGTTCACTGGTGCTGGCACCCGCGGCTCAGGCCGCGCCCGTTCCCCCGGAGACCACGGCCGCCGCATCCATCGGGCCCCGCTCCGACCCGGCTGCGCTACGGGACCCGGCAACGGCAAAACCCTCGCCCGGAACGGGCCTTGATTCCATCCCGGGACCGGGCTGGCAGCCGCAGCATGTTTCACTGCCGCTCAAGCGCCTCCTGGGCGGCAGCACACGGGACCCGGATTCCCGGCAGGTGGTGGTGCGCCGGGGCGACTCGCTCTGGACACTGGCCCAACGGGAGCTGGGCCAGGATGCCCGGATGGCCGATGTGGCCCGCGCCTGGCCCCGGTGGTACGAAACCAACCGCCGCACGGTAGGCCCCGACCCGGACCTGCTGGAGATCGGCACCGTCCTGGAAATTCCAGCACGGCAACGACCAGAAGATGCCCACTAG
- a CDS encoding DUF1772 domain-containing protein, which produces MVQVIMEFDGLFRAGILAGEEFIVRFRAQPALDALDALVDRAHLLARISLVRKLIIVVPSIMVPTISTGVIVLPSGGIGLGFSVRIMGAAALLAFLLRAFVGTMPMNIKVNETWSADDPRADWKRLVKRWEFTGMFRAAVALLAFALLLVAVAVRIAWA; this is translated from the coding sequence ATGGTCCAGGTGATCATGGAGTTCGACGGACTCTTCCGGGCGGGAATACTCGCCGGCGAGGAGTTCATTGTCCGCTTCCGTGCACAGCCCGCGCTGGACGCCCTGGACGCCTTGGTGGACAGGGCGCATCTGCTGGCCCGCATTTCGTTGGTTCGCAAGCTCATCATCGTGGTGCCGTCCATCATGGTCCCCACCATCAGCACCGGCGTCATCGTGCTGCCGAGCGGTGGAATCGGGCTCGGATTCTCCGTCCGCATAATGGGCGCCGCCGCGCTTCTGGCCTTCTTGCTCCGCGCGTTCGTGGGTACGATGCCGATGAACATCAAGGTCAACGAGACCTGGAGCGCCGATGACCCGCGGGCCGACTGGAAACGGCTCGTCAAGCGCTGGGAATTCACCGGTATGTTCAGGGCAGCGGTGGCCCTGCTCGCCTTCGCGTTACTCCTGGTCGCTGTCGCCGTGCGGATCGCCTGGGCCTGA
- a CDS encoding CpaB family protein yields the protein MGTNGKTAEEGARRLRKPGWKDPRLIVGTLIVLASVAGTAALVAGLDETTPMYVAKADIPLGGPVTADSLAIANVRLEGLADRYLGAGAAPAPGTRANTLLRAGHLIPVGDLGLPGTGNRRPVSIELPKSLPAAITTGARVDVWVALRDKTANGYAVPTLLLQATEVSARRELESGFGGSQGEVIELLVPDDKLAPLLDAMANEAHITVVFNPSATTP from the coding sequence ATGGGCACGAACGGGAAAACGGCGGAGGAGGGCGCCCGACGGCTGCGCAAGCCCGGATGGAAGGATCCGCGCCTGATAGTGGGCACGTTGATCGTGCTGGCCTCCGTGGCGGGAACCGCCGCCCTGGTCGCGGGGCTGGATGAAACCACGCCCATGTACGTGGCAAAAGCCGACATCCCCCTGGGTGGTCCGGTCACTGCCGACTCCCTCGCCATCGCAAACGTCAGGCTGGAGGGCCTGGCGGACCGCTATCTGGGCGCAGGGGCGGCCCCGGCACCCGGGACCCGGGCGAACACGCTGCTGCGGGCCGGACACCTGATACCCGTGGGAGATCTGGGTCTGCCCGGGACCGGAAACCGCCGACCGGTGTCCATTGAGCTTCCGAAGTCGCTGCCCGCGGCCATCACCACCGGTGCCCGTGTCGATGTCTGGGTGGCGCTGCGCGATAAGACGGCCAACGGCTACGCCGTCCCCACTCTTCTGCTCCAGGCCACCGAGGTCAGCGCCCGGCGCGAGCTCGAATCGGGGTTCGGTGGCAGCCAGGGCGAAGTCATCGAGCTTCTCGTCCCCGATGACAAGTTGGCGCCCCTGCTCGATGCCATGGCCAACGAGGCGCACATTACCGTGGTGTTCAATCCGTCGGCCACCACCCCATGA
- a CDS encoding AAA family ATPase, with the protein MSISAAIWGDERGIVERLEHYRGAVTVARICEDLLEAVALAETGLIDVVLLAGPSVLVDAATLDALAERGIPVLVLGAEQGESERLTALGAILAPPDAGAEEINAILERACAAVSAGRSTPGATMADQSADPAGGGKVVVFWGPGGAPGRSTLAVNYAAESALAGRGVILVDADTYGASIAIQLGLLDEAAGLAQLCRLADQGRLESEGIDRACARVRIAGTGLAVATGLPRPNRWPELRPASIHRVLAALRTRFDTIVVDVAAPLELDEDLSFDTLAPQRNGATIAVLGQADTLHAVGSADAIGVPRLLRALEELAEVLPAANPQVVFNKVATATVGPSPQRALNETWERFGPAVPIGVYVPSDRAATDAALLAGTVLAETAPRSPAREAMARLAGHEIRPKSGFSTGFPRRK; encoded by the coding sequence ATGAGCATCTCCGCTGCCATCTGGGGCGATGAGCGGGGCATCGTCGAGCGGCTCGAACACTACCGCGGCGCGGTGACCGTGGCCCGCATTTGCGAGGACCTGCTCGAGGCGGTGGCCCTTGCCGAGACCGGCCTCATCGACGTGGTGCTGCTGGCCGGTCCCTCGGTGCTGGTGGACGCCGCCACCCTCGATGCGCTGGCTGAGCGCGGCATTCCCGTCCTGGTCCTTGGAGCCGAGCAGGGGGAGTCGGAACGGCTGACTGCCCTCGGGGCCATCCTGGCCCCGCCGGATGCCGGGGCCGAGGAGATCAATGCAATCCTCGAACGTGCCTGCGCCGCAGTCTCGGCAGGGCGTTCAACCCCGGGTGCCACGATGGCTGACCAGTCTGCCGATCCGGCCGGCGGCGGCAAGGTGGTGGTCTTCTGGGGTCCCGGGGGAGCGCCAGGCCGTTCGACGCTCGCGGTGAACTATGCGGCCGAATCTGCGCTGGCCGGGCGCGGGGTGATCCTGGTGGATGCCGATACCTATGGCGCATCCATCGCCATCCAGCTGGGGCTGCTGGATGAGGCCGCGGGACTTGCCCAGCTCTGCCGGCTGGCGGATCAGGGCCGTTTGGAAAGCGAGGGCATCGACCGTGCCTGCGCCAGGGTGCGCATTGCCGGAACCGGATTGGCCGTGGCCACCGGGCTGCCGCGGCCCAACCGCTGGCCCGAGCTGCGTCCGGCCTCGATCCACCGGGTGCTCGCAGCATTGCGTACACGCTTCGACACGATAGTGGTGGACGTCGCGGCGCCGCTGGAACTGGACGAGGACCTGAGCTTCGACACGCTCGCACCGCAACGCAACGGGGCGACGATTGCCGTGCTCGGCCAGGCCGACACGCTCCATGCCGTGGGGTCCGCGGACGCGATAGGCGTGCCGAGGCTGTTGCGGGCTCTGGAGGAACTGGCGGAGGTCCTGCCGGCCGCCAACCCGCAGGTGGTATTCAACAAGGTTGCGACCGCCACCGTCGGCCCCTCCCCGCAACGGGCCCTGAACGAGACGTGGGAGCGCTTCGGACCCGCTGTGCCCATCGGGGTATACGTGCCCTCGGACAGGGCGGCGACCGATGCCGCTCTGCTCGCCGGCACCGTTCTGGCAGAAACCGCGCCCAGGTCTCCGGCCCGGGAGGCCATGGCCCGGCTCGCCGGGCACGAAATCCGACCGAAAAGCGGATTTTCCACCGGTTTTCCGCGTCGAAAGTGA
- a CDS encoding NAD-glutamate dehydrogenase, with protein sequence MSEAFIAETITPELVANYYGHVAEEDARVYTPDELASRVAAHLAVGYHRDPGTSRVAVRTHGGTSVVYVVTDDMPFLVDSVTAEIVAQHLAIGLVVHPTFLVNRRDGRNEIIALNEVPAHASIASGDTAALPDISKLLETGGNTRIESWIAIEIGGSSSAEAAAVLIAGLERVLADVRAAVEDWPAMRDRVHQIADSLGTVAGAEQIPDLQAAIDLLRWLDDGNFTFLGYRDYDLITENGEDALRINTESGLGLMRLAVRASETQQLTPAGRAKAREKRALVITKANSRSTVHRKVYLDYVGIKSFDAQGNVNGERRFIGLFASSAYTSSVRSVPVVREKVDAVLEHSGLAPDSHSGKDLLTILETYPRDELFQMEVGDLTETVLGILSLQERRRTSLFLRPDVYGRFMNAMVYMPRDRYTTSVRLRVEAELKAAYGAQTVDFEVRMSESSLVRVFFRIRLRKGASVPQVDRAELENRLVRAVRSWSEGVDQVMRERFAGEEAARLSAEWANAFPAAYRVEFEVEDALADIERFWVLDEPGHEGPVIHLYVPADLPEDSPLNARMKLYLTAPISLSRILPVLQNLGLEVVEERPFEITRGDGQVRYLYDLGLHFPDGVEPLATQDRLSDAYSAVVLGRSESDAFDRLVLHEGMDWREVSLLRAYAKYLRQLGVTNSYLFICDTLLGNPDVTHALLSLFQGTFDPERSASEREAIRTAAHEALAAALEKVPTLDADRLLRRFVNLIEATVRTNYYNDPEALAFKLLPGKIDGAPFPRPKYEIWVYSPRVEGTHLRYGEVARGGLRWSDRREDFRTEVLGLVKAQMVKNSVIVPTGAKGGFFAKELPNPAVDRNGWMEEGKAAYRIFIRSLLELTDNLVTDETGEHVVPPTGVVRLDGDDTYLVVAADKGTASFSDIANVISEDRGHWLGDAFASGGSIGYDHKAMGITARGAWESVKRHFSEFALDTQTDEFTAVGIGDMSGDVFGNGLLRTRTVKLIAAFDHRDIFLDPSPEPGAAFDERARLYEVPRSSWADYDKDLISAGGGVFSRSLKSVPVSPEIRAALGLDATVSAMAPNDLLKAILRAPADLLYNGGIGTYIKSSAETHQEVGDRANDAIRIDGAEVRVKVIGEGGNLGMTQRGRIEAALNGVILNTDAIDNSAGVDCSDHEVNIKIFVDRMVRAGKLDPAERAAFLHSMSDEVGRLVLKTNFDQNVLLLNEKQELSSWAAAFERLMDWLEVHADLDRSLEFLPTTEELEARLATGKSLTAPELAVLVAYAKIQLASALAASDLPDDPHFAATLRDYFPHQIGDRFAAELDTHPLRREIISTMVANDMVNMGGITYAFRAMEETGASEAMVAKAFVALRGIYEFDKQFDGLAALPADFPAEHACRAHSDMRRMLDRCTRWFINHVDRGNTVSQNIEKYSATVRSLRSRVGSLVRGVDAEREKAWKAEALAWGMPEDLAKLRSSQFESFVLLDIARLAASRSEPAEEIAKIYYVIYERFMVDSLLERITSLPRADRWQALARAALRDDLYSTVIDFTRDVLEDAPEPGQALARVITWEGRNAANLDRAKNMFAEVNRLERDDMASLSVALRLLRSIVRR encoded by the coding sequence ATGTCCGAAGCATTCATCGCTGAGACCATCACCCCGGAACTTGTTGCAAACTACTATGGGCACGTGGCCGAGGAGGACGCCCGGGTGTACACCCCGGACGAACTCGCATCACGGGTTGCCGCGCACTTGGCTGTGGGCTACCACCGGGATCCGGGCACCTCACGGGTCGCGGTGCGCACCCACGGCGGAACCTCGGTGGTCTATGTGGTCACCGACGACATGCCGTTCCTGGTTGACTCGGTCACCGCGGAAATCGTCGCCCAGCACCTGGCCATCGGCCTGGTCGTGCACCCGACGTTCCTGGTCAACCGCCGCGACGGACGCAACGAGATCATCGCGCTGAACGAGGTTCCGGCCCATGCCTCCATCGCCAGCGGCGACACGGCGGCCCTTCCCGACATCTCCAAACTGCTGGAAACCGGCGGCAACACCCGGATTGAGTCCTGGATCGCCATCGAAATCGGCGGGAGCTCGTCCGCCGAGGCGGCGGCGGTACTGATCGCCGGCCTGGAGCGCGTACTCGCCGACGTGCGTGCCGCGGTAGAAGACTGGCCCGCAATGCGCGACCGGGTCCACCAGATCGCCGATTCGCTGGGCACCGTTGCCGGTGCCGAACAGATCCCGGACCTGCAGGCAGCCATCGACCTGCTGCGCTGGCTCGACGACGGGAACTTCACCTTCCTGGGCTATCGCGACTACGACCTGATCACCGAGAACGGCGAGGATGCGCTGCGCATCAACACCGAAAGCGGTCTGGGCCTGATGCGCCTGGCCGTGCGGGCCTCCGAGACCCAGCAGCTGACCCCGGCCGGCCGCGCCAAGGCCCGCGAAAAGCGCGCCCTGGTCATTACCAAGGCCAACTCGCGCTCCACCGTGCATCGCAAGGTCTACCTGGACTATGTCGGCATCAAGTCCTTCGACGCGCAGGGCAACGTCAATGGCGAGCGCCGCTTCATCGGCCTCTTCGCCTCAAGTGCCTACACCTCCTCGGTGCGCAGCGTGCCGGTGGTCCGCGAAAAGGTCGACGCGGTGCTCGAGCACTCGGGCCTGGCCCCGGACTCGCACTCCGGCAAGGACCTGCTGACCATCCTCGAGACCTACCCGCGCGACGAACTGTTCCAGATGGAGGTCGGTGACCTCACCGAAACCGTGCTGGGCATCCTGAGCCTGCAGGAACGCCGCCGGACCTCGCTGTTCCTGCGCCCCGACGTGTACGGGCGCTTCATGAACGCGATGGTGTACATGCCCCGTGACCGCTACACCACCAGCGTGCGCCTGCGCGTCGAAGCCGAGCTGAAGGCAGCCTATGGCGCCCAGACGGTGGACTTCGAGGTCCGCATGTCCGAGTCCTCGCTGGTACGCGTGTTCTTCCGCATCCGTCTGCGCAAGGGCGCCTCCGTCCCGCAGGTCGACCGCGCAGAACTGGAGAACCGCCTGGTTCGCGCCGTGCGTTCCTGGTCCGAGGGAGTGGACCAGGTGATGCGCGAGCGCTTCGCTGGCGAGGAAGCCGCCCGACTCTCCGCCGAGTGGGCGAACGCCTTCCCGGCCGCCTATCGCGTCGAATTCGAGGTCGAGGACGCGCTGGCCGACATCGAACGCTTCTGGGTCCTGGACGAACCGGGCCACGAGGGTCCGGTCATCCACCTCTACGTCCCGGCCGACCTGCCCGAAGACAGCCCGCTGAACGCCCGCATGAAGCTCTACCTCACGGCCCCGATCTCGCTGAGCCGGATCCTTCCGGTGCTGCAGAACCTCGGCCTGGAGGTCGTGGAGGAACGCCCGTTCGAGATCACCCGCGGCGACGGCCAAGTGCGCTACCTCTACGACCTGGGACTGCACTTCCCCGACGGTGTGGAACCGCTGGCCACTCAGGATCGGCTCTCGGACGCATACTCCGCCGTGGTGCTCGGGCGCTCCGAGTCCGACGCCTTCGACCGCCTGGTGTTGCATGAGGGCATGGACTGGCGCGAAGTCAGCCTGCTGCGTGCCTACGCCAAGTACCTGCGCCAGCTCGGTGTGACCAACTCCTATTTGTTCATCTGCGACACGCTGCTGGGCAACCCGGACGTCACCCACGCGCTGCTGTCACTGTTCCAGGGCACATTCGACCCGGAGCGTTCGGCTTCCGAACGCGAGGCTATCCGCACCGCGGCGCACGAGGCGCTGGCGGCGGCTCTGGAAAAGGTCCCGACCCTTGACGCAGATCGGCTGCTGCGCCGCTTCGTGAACCTCATCGAGGCCACGGTGCGCACCAACTACTACAACGACCCCGAGGCGCTGGCCTTCAAGCTGTTGCCGGGCAAGATCGACGGCGCACCGTTCCCGCGACCGAAGTATGAGATCTGGGTCTACTCCCCGCGCGTGGAGGGCACGCACCTGCGTTACGGCGAGGTCGCCCGTGGCGGGCTGCGCTGGTCCGACCGCCGCGAGGACTTCCGTACCGAGGTGCTGGGCCTGGTCAAGGCGCAGATGGTGAAGAACTCGGTCATCGTGCCCACCGGCGCCAAGGGCGGCTTCTTTGCCAAGGAACTTCCGAACCCGGCAGTTGACCGCAACGGCTGGATGGAGGAGGGCAAGGCAGCCTATCGGATCTTCATCCGTTCGCTGCTGGAACTCACCGACAACCTAGTCACCGACGAAACCGGCGAGCACGTGGTCCCGCCGACCGGCGTCGTGCGCCTGGACGGGGATGACACCTACCTGGTGGTCGCCGCCGATAAGGGCACGGCGTCCTTCTCCGATATTGCCAACGTGATCTCCGAAGACCGCGGCCACTGGCTTGGCGATGCCTTCGCCTCAGGCGGATCCATCGGCTACGACCACAAGGCCATGGGCATCACGGCCCGCGGCGCCTGGGAATCGGTCAAGCGCCACTTCTCCGAATTCGCCCTGGACACCCAGACCGACGAATTCACCGCCGTCGGCATCGGCGACATGTCAGGTGACGTGTTCGGCAACGGGCTGCTGCGCACCCGCACGGTGAAGCTGATCGCCGCGTTCGACCACCGTGACATCTTCCTGGACCCGAGCCCGGAGCCGGGTGCCGCCTTCGACGAGCGTGCGCGCCTGTACGAGGTGCCGCGTTCCTCTTGGGCCGACTACGACAAGGACCTGATCTCGGCCGGAGGCGGCGTCTTCTCGCGCTCGCTGAAGTCGGTCCCGGTCTCCCCGGAAATCCGCGCCGCGCTCGGCTTGGATGCGACGGTGAGCGCCATGGCACCGAACGACCTGCTCAAGGCAATCCTGCGCGCACCGGCCGACCTGCTCTACAACGGCGGCATCGGAACCTACATCAAGTCCTCCGCCGAGACTCACCAGGAGGTCGGAGACCGCGCAAACGACGCGATCCGCATCGACGGCGCCGAGGTGCGCGTGAAGGTGATCGGCGAGGGCGGTAACCTTGGCATGACCCAGCGTGGCCGCATCGAAGCGGCACTGAACGGCGTCATCTTGAACACCGACGCCATCGACAACTCCGCCGGTGTCGACTGCTCGGACCACGAGGTGAACATCAAGATCTTCGTGGACCGCATGGTTCGCGCAGGGAAGCTGGATCCGGCCGAACGCGCCGCGTTCCTGCACTCGATGTCCGACGAGGTCGGCCGCCTGGTGCTGAAGACCAACTTCGACCAGAACGTACTGCTGCTCAACGAAAAGCAGGAGCTTTCCTCCTGGGCCGCGGCCTTCGAACGGCTGATGGACTGGCTCGAGGTGCATGCTGACCTTGACCGTTCGCTGGAGTTCCTGCCCACTACGGAGGAGCTCGAGGCACGCCTGGCAACCGGCAAGTCGCTCACGGCACCGGAGCTCGCAGTACTCGTTGCGTACGCGAAGATCCAGCTGGCATCGGCCCTTGCCGCCAGCGACCTGCCGGATGATCCGCACTTTGCCGCCACGTTGCGCGATTACTTCCCGCACCAGATCGGCGACCGTTTCGCCGCCGAACTGGACACGCACCCGCTGCGCCGGGAGATCATCTCCACCATGGTGGCAAACGACATGGTCAACATGGGTGGCATCACCTATGCGTTCCGGGCCATGGAGGAAACCGGTGCGTCCGAGGCGATGGTAGCCAAGGCCTTCGTCGCACTGCGGGGGATCTACGAGTTCGATAAGCAGTTCGACGGCCTTGCCGCGCTGCCGGCGGACTTCCCGGCCGAGCACGCCTGCCGTGCGCACTCGGACATGCGCCGGATGCTCGACCGTTGTACGCGCTGGTTCATCAACCACGTCGACCGCGGTAATACTGTCTCGCAGAACATTGAAAAGTACTCCGCGACAGTGCGTTCGTTGCGATCGCGCGTTGGTTCGCTGGTCCGCGGTGTCGATGCCGAACGCGAGAAGGCCTGGAAGGCAGAAGCGCTGGCCTGGGGCATGCCCGAGGATCTCGCCAAGTTGCGCAGCAGCCAGTTCGAGAGCTTCGTGCTGTTGGACATTGCGCGGCTCGCTGCCAGCAGGAGCGAGCCGGCGGAAGAGATCGCGAAGATCTACTACGTGATCTACGAGCGCTTCATGGTGGATTCGCTGCTCGAGCGCATCACTTCCCTGCCGCGGGCCGACCGCTGGCAGGCACTGGCGAGGGCTGCGTTGCGCGATGACCTGTACTCCACGGTCATCGATTTCACCCGCGACGTGCTCGAGGACGCACCGGAACCGGGTCAGGCGCTCGCGCGCGTCATCACCTGGGAAGGCCGCAACGCGGCTAATCTGGATCGTGCAAAGAACATGTTCGCTGAGGTGAACCGGCTGGAGCGCGATGACATGGCGTCCCTGTCGGTGGCCCTGCGGCTGTTGCGTTCCATCGTACGGAGGTAA
- a CDS encoding sensor histidine kinase produces MAIFTDPIREYADFGPGDEEWLHLLVGDWQLVSDLAFSDLVLWFPAPEGTYVALAHVRPSTSHTAFHTDFVGERIRKDLKPLVQRAWETQLMQHPDEDQWSGDAEMRIEAVPMVRNGRTLAVVTSHMDLTSSRMPSRLELTYRQCAQDLLRMCTQGLWPDFATPTGSKRGAPRVGDGLIRMDSEGIVQYASPNGVSAYRRLGGADTLEGKSLAEVTTGLLKDRRMTDESLPLVVTGRMPWRTEVESRGVTLSLRAIPLRDGGHRYGALVLCRDVTELRRREKELVSKDATIREIHHRVKNNLQTVAALLRMQSRRMKSEEGRQGLDQAMRRVATIASVHETLSQGLSQSVDFDELIERQFRLIAEIASPGQTVRTERTGTFGPLPAELATPLSLVINELVTNAVEHGLREKSGLVSLDAERFTGTEGDDRLRVTISDDGVGLPPEPRAEGLGLQIVRTLVDSELAGTISWSDRKGPGTRVVIDLPVPDQRR; encoded by the coding sequence TTGGCCATCTTCACGGACCCGATTCGCGAGTATGCCGATTTCGGCCCTGGAGATGAGGAATGGCTCCACCTGCTGGTGGGGGACTGGCAACTGGTATCGGATCTGGCCTTCTCGGATCTGGTGCTATGGTTCCCGGCCCCCGAGGGGACGTACGTGGCCTTGGCCCACGTACGTCCCTCCACCTCGCACACCGCCTTCCACACCGACTTCGTGGGGGAGCGGATCCGCAAGGACCTCAAGCCGCTGGTGCAGCGCGCCTGGGAAACCCAGCTGATGCAGCACCCGGACGAGGACCAGTGGTCCGGGGACGCAGAGATGCGCATCGAGGCGGTGCCGATGGTGCGCAACGGCCGAACCCTGGCGGTCGTCACCTCGCATATGGACCTGACCAGTTCGCGCATGCCCTCGCGGCTGGAGCTGACCTACCGGCAGTGTGCCCAGGACCTGCTGAGGATGTGCACCCAGGGGCTGTGGCCCGACTTCGCCACGCCCACCGGATCCAAGCGTGGGGCCCCGCGCGTGGGTGACGGGCTGATCAGGATGGACTCCGAGGGGATCGTGCAGTACGCGAGCCCCAACGGGGTCTCTGCGTACCGCCGCCTGGGCGGTGCGGACACGCTGGAGGGCAAGTCCCTGGCCGAGGTCACCACCGGTCTGCTGAAGGACCGTCGGATGACCGACGAGTCGCTGCCACTGGTGGTTACCGGGCGCATGCCCTGGCGTACGGAGGTCGAATCGCGCGGCGTGACGCTCTCGCTGCGGGCCATCCCGCTGCGCGACGGGGGGCACCGCTACGGTGCTCTGGTGCTGTGCCGCGACGTGACCGAGCTGCGTCGCCGCGAAAAGGAGCTGGTCTCCAAGGACGCGACGATCCGCGAGATCCACCACCGCGTGAAGAACAACCTGCAGACCGTCGCCGCACTGCTGCGCATGCAGTCGCGGCGGATGAAGTCCGAGGAGGGGCGGCAGGGCCTGGACCAGGCGATGCGCCGCGTGGCGACCATCGCCTCGGTGCACGAGACGCTGTCCCAGGGGCTGAGCCAGAGCGTGGACTTCGACGAACTGATCGAGCGCCAGTTCCGGCTCATTGCCGAGATCGCCTCACCGGGCCAAACGGTGCGCACCGAGCGCACCGGCACCTTCGGCCCGCTTCCGGCCGAGCTGGCCACCCCGCTGTCGCTGGTGATCAACGAGCTGGTCACCAACGCCGTCGAACATGGCCTACGCGAAAAGAGCGGTCTCGTCTCGCTCGACGCCGAACGCTTCACCGGCACGGAGGGCGATGACCGGTTGCGCGTGACCATCAGCGACGACGGGGTCGGTTTGCCGCCCGAGCCTCGCGCCGAGGGCCTGGGCCTGCAAATCGTGCGGACCCTGGTGGACTCCGAGCTGGCCGGGACCATCTCCTGGTCCGACCGCAAGGGCCCCGGGACCCGGGTGGTCATCGACCTGCCGGTGCCCGACCAGCGGCGCTGA